The following are encoded together in the Nitrospirota bacterium genome:
- a CDS encoding DUF433 domain-containing protein gives MEIAPRITIDEKVRFGKPVIKGTRVPVDLVLGKLAGGMTYEEVMTEYDLAKEDILAVLDYAAKHLSDEEVRAVV, from the coding sequence ATGGAAATTGCTCCAAGAATTACGATTGATGAAAAAGTCAGATTTGGCAAACCTGTAATAAAAGGAACCCGCGTCCCTGTAGATTTGGTTCTCGGCAAACTGGCTGGAGGAATGACTTACGAAGAAGTAATGACTGAATATGACCTTGCCAAAGAAGATATATTGGCTGTGTTGGATTATGCTGCAAAGCACCTATCAGATGAAGAAGTCAGGGCTGTAGTTTAG